The DNA sequence aatatcaacaatcaaattaggttgattcaatttataaagTAATTTTAAAACTTGATCATAAAATCCACattctttaaataaattaatgattaattcataattcaattcttgtagattttcaattgataaatctaattcatcaataaattcatttaaattatcaatttttttcaatttacaataacaacataataataaagtaATATGATCAATATTGGCAAGTGATTTCTCATATAATcgaatcaaaaattttgttaAATTGGATATATTTGTGGCTTCTTTGAATTTAGTAATTATAGTGATAATGAATTCATCAatgtcttcttcttcttcgtcttcTGTTTGCTTTGCCTGGTGGTTAGTCTTCTGTTTTTGTTCTACTATCTTGCCACTCTctttaaacaattcaagACACTTTATATACACATCAATTGCctcatcaaatttattctGATCATATAAATAATCGCCATGTAATATTTGGATTCTTAATAATGTTTCATTAGgtaatttatattgttgACCTAAATTAAAagcaattgaaaacaattctCTTTGTAacacaatttcaatttgttgattgattgatttttcattgaTCTTATACAATACTCCATCAGTGGTTAATAACAAGAATGTACCATTGGATAAACTAAATGCATGAGAAATTGAACTATCAGGAATAAGTAAATTAAACGAAATATGATTGTTGACTAAATCCAAAATAACTATTCTTGacattaatgatttatcaatgGTATTCTCGGTTTCTGGTATCCCtgttttatttctttcttcgGGACtaacaatcaataaatatcgttttgatttgataattcttgatttggcaagtttaaaattgattgtcagtattttattaaaacaatCATAGAATTGTATTGAATCATTCAACCcaacaatcaaattctGATTTGATTCGTCAATATCAGTACAATTCAAATCAGCTCCATATTTATTGgataaaattttcaatggtTTTTCATGATTTCTCCCTGTTGTTGCTACGGTTAACAATTTTTCAGTAGTGGTTACATATAATActtgttcaatttcattaaactGTACTCCAGTTATCGGATCATTGTTACCactattataaattaatctTTGTTTGGCTCCTCGATCTCGTAATAAATCACCACGTACAAGAATAACTTTACCATTAGTATATCCAATGGCAAGACATGTCAAAtcataattgaatttaaaacaaCTGATTGGATATGAATTGTTGCCTACACCGGTGGTTCCATTACTATGATCAGTAACCAATACTTGTGtttgaaattcaaatctATATTCCGATTGTTCCATTTTGGAATTTTTACTGCTGTCATCGTTTTCGTTATTGGACaagtttaataattttgaaatatcccataatttgataatgcTGGGCATGCCTTGTTTTTCCGCCAATGtaacaaacaaattatttgaattgtGAATAGGTTCAATAAATGTGATTCTATAGTCGATATCATAAGcatcaaatattaattgaCAAGTCAAATcagataaattaattagTTTGATCGTGCAATGATTAATGgcaataattaaataactGGAGGTGGTGGCTGTAATACAACTCAAAGTTGGGTCAGAATACAATGCCTGTGAAGAATTATAATTGGGGTCTCGTATTGGTGTataatcaaacaattggaaCTGTCTccatgatgataatgataatagaGGAGATGATGAAGTCTTAGAAGACGGAGATGTAGGTGAAGAAGACATTCTTGGTTGTAATGATTAGTTGAATGCGGTTGGACTTGGTATGAGATTGCGTATTGATAGGATTAGGAGGCGTGACAATGAAATGAACCTTCCAAGTTATATAtacaatgaaaaataattagAAATGTGTCAATATTTGTGATTGATGACAAATCTATGGATGGATTGTGGGATGGTATTAATCAGTTGGAGTTGTATTTTTCTCAGCTtgcatttattttttttttctatggTGTTCAAGAAATGTCTTATAATTCTGACgaaaaagaataagaatCTAAACTACTCGGTATCGTCGTACATAGTTGcagttatatatattgcctacataataattatcaatagtCCAGGTactaataacaataaaacaattaatcCCAACACcgaaaatgataaattttgCGAAGCTGATCGGAATATGAATTGTCGATTCTCTGGTAAGACAACGCCAGTAAATCGACGATGATAATTATTGCCAACATTATCATCTTTATCGTCAACAATAgggaattgaatttgagaATGGATTGTTTCTGTGAATTGTATgaatgatttcaaaatatcatcGTTTGATTTAGtagatattgttgttgttgatacaACACTGGTTTTAGAAATTGCGTTTGTGTCGTTATGGAATGTGTTTTCCTGTGTTTGACTATCTccttttgattttatacTAGTTTCGAATTTGTGAGTTCCGTCattgctactactactagtactactagtactactacttgATATAAATGTGGGAATGCTTGAATACATTTTGGTTTCTTGTGGTTTTTTGCTCAAGAGTTTGCTCCTTATTATAGTGAAAATGTCTGGAAATTTCGGTTTATCTAACTTCTCCGTGATTGTAACACTTCTCGTGGTAGCGTCAGTTGTCATTGACAAAGATATTGGTTGTTTatcataattattattttgagGCATGTTATAGGTTGAGGAAGTTGGGCTAGTTGCAATTATATTTCTAATATTATCAGAACTcgatattgattttgaactTTCTATGGGAATAGCAGATGTGTGTGTCGATACTTTTATGGGTTTTTTGGTTCTAAGACGGGGTCTTTTTTTGGTTCGACTTGGTCGAGGTGGTCTTTCAACGGTAAATTCACTATGGTGACTAGAATATCGAGGAGAGGATGCTGATTCAGTTTCTGGTACTAGTGATATGGTGTCAATTCTTGATAGATTAGTTTGATTTATTGGTAGTATTGAATACAAAATCAGTGTGGTAATCAGATTGGATAATTCAATAGGGAATGTAATGTCATCAATATCTTGTACATTATTTGGGTAGTTTTCTGGTATTTCAGAGTTTCCAGTCCTATTagtaaattgttttttgggttgttgtattgtttCAAAGGGTTCATGATGATACGTCAGTGCAAcagaattagaattagtACTTTTTGGCAGTTCTGTCTTTCCTGGTATTGGATTTGgttgtttattttcattcGCGTCACTAGAATCATGCTCTTTTGTTGGACTTGTATCAACTTCCTTTAAAACACCACCAGGTTTGTATTGATCATGGAATGTACTTTTAGTTGCTATAGGTAGTGGCATTTTGTCAGGACCAAAGGGGTAGCCAATAATCAAGTGGCCACTTTGATGCTGTTGAATTGGTGTTACTGCTGCATTCAAATCATGTCTTGTTAAAACTTTTGTAATGGTTAATGTGATCACTTCTACTGTGGTGATCTCATTTATTTCAACATCTTTTGGTTTTCTAATTGATTTGAGATGTTTAGGTCTTTTTTTATGAGATTTTCTAGATTTTTGCTTTAATTTGGATGGtttggatttggatttgacagttttcttttttgaattttccATCAATCTTCTGTTGCTTTGTCTTGACAGTCTCAGT is a window from the Candida dubliniensis CD36 chromosome 4, complete sequence genome containing:
- a CDS encoding conserved hypothetical protein (possibly Candida-specific), coding for MNFITSLLLLSSNTFLHPTTTYLQSINDSIVLVTSSMPSKLTTFGYDHISTISGVNGTNNIDYIKLLNDTNDTNSTFVQLDNSDSEISDSSSNSGDMSSNEEIEEQVALVNSSSELSDESNDEGHDNDSDDNGDEVENLENNQANENDSQDEDDRVFNYEGNSASSSENESENHLEQEPEPEQQHYYYKNRSKFYNHFLHYPEVVINNNDDRDELPPPKNNLLSRSSRQSNRRLMENSKKKTVKSKSKPSKLKQKSRKSHKKRPKHLKSIRKPKDVEINEITTVEVITLTITKVLTRHDLNAAVTPIQQHQSGHLIIGYPFGPDKMPLPIATKSTFHDQYKPGGVLKEVDTSPTKEHDSSDANENKQPNPIPGKTESPKSTNSNSVASTYHHEPFETIQQPKKQFTNRTGNSEIPENYPNNVQDIDDITFPIELSNSITTSILYSILPINQTNLSRIDTISLVPETESASSPRYSSHHSEFTVERPPRPSRTKKRPRLRTKKPIKVSTHTSAIPIESSKSISSSDNIRNIIATSPTSSTYNMPQNNNYDKQPISLSMTTDATTRSVTITEKLDKPKFPDIFTIIRSKLLSKKPQETKMYSSIPTFISSSSTSSTSSSSNDGTHKFETSIKSKGDSQTQENTFHNDTNAISKTSVVSTTTISTKSNDDILKSFIQFTETIHSQIQFPIVDDKDDNVGNNYHRRFTGVVLPENRQFIFRSASQNLSFSVLGLIVLLLLVPGLLIIIM
- the VPS11 gene encoding vacuolar protein sorting protein, putative encodes the protein MSSSPTSPSSKTSSSPLLSLSSWRQFQLFDYTPIRDPNYNSSQALYSDPTLSCITATTSSYLIIAINHCTIKLINLSDLTCQLIFDAYDIDYRITFIEPIHNSNNLFVTLAEKQGMPSIIKLWDISKLLNLSNNENDDSSKNSKMEQSEYRFEFQTQVLVTDHSNGTTGVGNNSYPISCFKFNYDLTCLAIGYTNGKVILVRGDLLRDRGAKQRLIYNSGNNDPITGVQFNEIEQVLYVTTTEKLLTVATTGRNHEKPLKILSNKYGADLNCTDIDESNQNLIVGLNDSIQFYDCFNKISTINFKLAKSRIIKSKRYLLIVSPEERNKTGIPETENTIDKSLMSRIVILDLVNNHISFNLLIPDSSISHAFSLSNGTFLLLTTDGVLYKINEKSINQQIEIVLQRELFSIAFNLGQQYKLPNETLLRIQILHGDYLYDQNKFDEAIDVYIKCLELFKESGKIVEQKQKTNHQAKQTEDEEEEDIDEFIITIITKFKEATNISNLTKFLIRLYEKSLANIDHITLLLCCYCKLKKIDNLNEFIDELDLSIENLQELNYELIINLFKECGFYDQVLKLLYKLNQPNLIVDIQLNDLHKPKLALNYMKTLAIDDLLLILIDHSTNLLDSCPLETTELLINVFTGKYQPNEPNAKYVFDVSNNTSTMNQPQENSEKESLEREKSVDISNYRAFLNYLSLQSEETDNSDNYADSKTSQENPSLLSNKEPTYLPPKPNLIYASFTNHPKEFVIFLEASLEAFNKYDGNIVDKRETVLTLLEIYLSLNKSTGDKEWLDKADTLTQDYKQLLDNQALLLLSHIYDFKPGEVIAQEKSGNESDLFMSCQLNQDVEGCFEILEKYGDTKPELYKLMLKFIISSKPIFDQIKYEDIQVILEQIKIYKLLTPLELIDILTENPDNEFITLGLVKDYFIDYFQQQTKEISNNTKLIEKYEQESTKNSLKLSELTKPFVIQNNKCSGCNLKLDFPVIHFKCKHSFHQKCLSTNLIATSTESSTPTSSTPTSTSTSTSMLNPNNNTVINHNDDDKFTCPICIHKFNDIKTAKSHQYKLGDVSNQNKENFDIFINSLHSSNDKFKFVSDYIGKGVMENQ